One Pseudobutyrivibrio xylanivorans genomic window, TTATAGCTTTGCAGATAATATGCATCTGCGCCTCGAAGCCAGTTTCCGATATCTTCCATGTCAGAAGCTTCGTGACATTCTTTCATAATTGTGGTTCTAAATTCGTAAGCTACCCTACCCTGCTTCAAAAGCGTAACAGAAGCTTCAATAGGGGAAATATCAAAGTGTGTCATGCAGGCAATGGAATTATATTTTTCCTTTGTATGTTTAATATCCATCGCAACATAGTCAACTAGGTGATTATCTATTAAAAATGAAAGCATATCAGGATTTGTACCGTTGGAATCCAGCTTTACAAGAAGTCCAAGGGCCTTTATTTTTTTTATAAATTCAGGCAAATCCTTATGAAGAGTAGGTTCTCCGCCGGTAATACAAACACCATCGAGGATATTTTTCTTTTTGTTTAAGTGTGCAAATATCTCTTCCTCTGAAAAGGCAAACACATCTTCAGGAGGTATAACCAAATCCCTATTGTGGCAAAAGGGACATCTGAAATTGCAGCCGCCTGTAAAAATGGTGCTGGCAACCTTGCCGGGATAATCTAAAAGAGTCGTTTTCTGTAGGCCAAGTATTAGCATAAATCATTCCCTTTTATCAATAAAAGTGTTAACATAAAATAGCTTTAAAATATACTATTCACAGTAAAAAGTATAGCAAAACAGGAGTGGAAAATCCATGATGTCTAAAGAGGAGCGTCAGGAAAGACGCATAGCAAAGCAAGCTGAAAAATTAGAAAAGAAAAACCTCAAAATATACGAGAAATACATGGAACAGGCCTTGAAAGAGGCAAAAAAAGCTTACGACATCAATGAAGTGCCAATCGGTTGTGTTATTGTTCAGGATGATAAGATTATAGCAAGAGGCTACAATCGTAGAAATACAGATAAAAGCGTACTGGCTCACGCAGAGATTGCAGCCATTCAGGAGGCCTGCAAAAAAACTGGAGATTGGCGTCTGGAGGATTGTACTTTGTATGTTACATTGGAGCCTTGCCAAATGTGTGCGGGAGCTATTGTGCAGGCCAGAATTCCTCGAGTTGTTGTGGGAGCTATGAATCCAAAGGCAGGTTGTGCAGGCTCTGTTATCAATATACTTCAAATGTATCAGTTTAATCATGTTTGTGACTTAGAGACAGGAGTTCTTGGAGAAAAATGTACAGAGATGATGACAAAATTCTTCGAAGAATTGCGTGAACAGAAGAATCAAGTAATGTAAGAATTAAAGTAATATTAAGATAGACACAGTATTTTATTGACAAAATTGCCTTTATCTCATAGAATAAAGGCTCCGAGCAAAGCTAAATATAGATATCATTTGGTGGCTATCCTGCAGGAGTTTTGATCTTTGGGTCCTGCGTAATGGGCACCTGCGAATCGTGTCAGGGCAGGAATGCAGCAGCACTAAGTAGGACCGTTCATCTGACGCGGGGTCGCCTGGAGGGAGTTTCTACAGGGTGGCTTCCAATTGGTATCTATAGGTGGCGGCTCGGTA contains:
- a CDS encoding anaerobic ribonucleoside-triphosphate reductase activating protein; protein product: MLILGLQKTTLLDYPGKVASTIFTGGCNFRCPFCHNRDLVIPPEDVFAFSEEEIFAHLNKKKNILDGVCITGGEPTLHKDLPEFIKKIKALGLLVKLDSNGTNPDMLSFLIDNHLVDYVAMDIKHTKEKYNSIACMTHFDISPIEASVTLLKQGRVAYEFRTTIMKECHEASDMEDIGNWLRGADAYYLQSYKESEQVINPVFSAHSKATLESFVNILKPYVQNTQLRGID
- the tadA gene encoding tRNA adenosine(34) deaminase TadA, with protein sequence MMSKEERQERRIAKQAEKLEKKNLKIYEKYMEQALKEAKKAYDINEVPIGCVIVQDDKIIARGYNRRNTDKSVLAHAEIAAIQEACKKTGDWRLEDCTLYVTLEPCQMCAGAIVQARIPRVVVGAMNPKAGCAGSVINILQMYQFNHVCDLETGVLGEKCTEMMTKFFEELREQKNQVM